One Perca flavescens isolate YP-PL-M2 chromosome 9, PFLA_1.0, whole genome shotgun sequence genomic window carries:
- the LOC114562028 gene encoding uncharacterized protein LOC114562028 encodes MEPVREKIRSTLPSLEEEQIETLVTKLTDIGVTNLEDCTFLTAADLDGILSLIQSRRLINAFSSASQSTLVVSGAPNEDLVGTQTVTPSVTPSVTPQKFQIPWQKFPDTLMDALKEKKRPPPKHRRHMIRIIMEDMMATDTRPGRSKLKQVAQQLVERYPDSFLDKCGINVVGQGFASLVMQMENRVENVRRQYAFSTSHEGRPKKKCRSSDRYGCTQWQPESLNDFNSQEDKKKMLQDAFKENLLPQSDIKRLMSETYCAQRITLNSEENVIKVMEEWPYIFNTSHLLDHTEKLMGFPVQTKLLDQIQEKGKIITEFLGSKGITGVTTDPLKLLQGLVKYLAEEQKVLLINEEDALAELPSTPCIIVMDEGRYKISVDEVTVNIVGCPLVAVSYMFSLYYVLNIKYPKGAALTLEFIQRCLLGINPETVQRPPKTASIPVGP; translated from the exons ATGGAGCCTGTAAGGGAGAAGATCAGAAGCACACTGCCTTCCCTGGAAGAGGAGCAAATAGAAACTCTTGTCACAAAGTTGACGGATATTGGAGTTACAAATCTGGAAGACTGCACGTTTTTAACAGCAGCTGACTTGGATGGGATTTTGTCGTTGATACAGTCCAGGCGGCTGATAAATGCATTCTCCTCAG CATCTCAGAGCACCTTGGTTGTGTCCGGTGCGCCAAATGAGGATCTGGTGGGGACGCAAACTGTGACGCCAAGTGTGACGCCAAGTGTGACGCCACAGAAGTTTCAAATCCCATGGCAGAAGTTCCCAGATACGTTGATGGATGCactgaaggagaagaagagaccACCACCAAAACATAGAAGGCACATGATCCGGATCATCATGGAAGACATGATGGCTACTGACACCAGACCAGGCAGAAGCAAGTTGAAGCAGGTTGCACAGCAGCTGGTTGAGAGATACCCTGATTCCTTCTTGGACAAATGTGGCATAAATGTTGTGGGACAAGGTTTTGCATCCCTTGTAATGCAAATGGAGAACAGGGTTGAGAATGTCAGAAGACAGTATGCTTTTAGCACATCCCATGAAGGGAGGCCAAAGAAAAAATGTAGATCTTCTGACCGTTATGGTTGTACTCAGTGGCAACCCGAGTCACTGAATGACTTTAACAGCCAAGaggataaaaagaaaatgcttcaagATGCCTTTAAAGAAAACCTTCTCCCTCAGAGTGACATTAAAAGACTGATGTCTGAAACATACTGTGCCCAGCGCATCACTCTGAATAGTGAGGAAAATGTAATCAAAGTCATGGAAGAATGGCCTTACATCTTCAACACCAGCCATCTGCTCGACCACACAGAGAAACTAATGGGATTTCCTGTCCAAACCAAATTGCTGGACCAAATTCAGGAGAAGGGCAAGATCATCACGGAGTTTCTTGGTAGCAAGGGAATCACAGGAGTAACTACAGACCCATTGAAACTCCTCCAGGGTCTAGTGAAGTACCTCGCAGAGGAGCAAAAGGTGCTTTTAATAAATGAAGAA GATGCCTTAGCAGAGCTGCCAAGCACCCCATGTATCATAGTTATGG ATGAAGGAAGATACAAGATTTCAGTGGATGAAGTCACAGTTAACATCGTTGGCTGTCCACTAGTTGCTGTGAGCTATATGTTCAGCCTATATTATGTGCTGAATATAAAGTATCCAAAGGGAGCAGCCCTGACTCTGGAGTTCATCCAGAG GTGCCTGCTAGGGATAAACCCAGAAACAGTACAACGTCCCCCCAAAACTGCTTCGATTCCTGTCGGACCTTAA